The genome window GCAGATCGATCTTGCCAAGGAGCAGCTCATAACGATCAAATCGATCTGCGGCACAACGTGCGAAGAGTATCAGGATCTTCAGGAAGCGATCGAGAAACCCTCGAAGACCTGACGTGGCCCCTCGCCCGGCAGAACGGTGTCAATATGACCACTAACGTGACTGTCGCTCATCTCGGACTTTATGATTATAGTCGGGCGAAGCCATACCCATCGTTATCGTCGGCCGCCCTTTCCGGACAGGCCGCGCCGGAGGCAGTCATCGCGAGCGAACATGAAATCAGGTCGGGCCTAGCCCAGCACCTTACAAGGCTCTGGCGGTACGGCGTTGTGCTGTCCCGCCAGCGCGATGTTGCCGACGATCTCGTCCAGGCGACCTGTGTTCGTGCGTTGGAGCGCGCGAGCCAGTTTGCTGCCGGAACCAGACTTGATCGATGGCTGTTCGCAATCCTCCACTCGATCTGGCTCAATGAAGTTCGTTCGCGCCGTATCCGCATGGGGCACGGTTTCGTCGATGCCGACATTGCGCTC of Phyllobacterium zundukense contains these proteins:
- a CDS encoding RNA polymerase sigma factor; the protein is MTTNVTVAHLGLYDYSRAKPYPSLSSAALSGQAAPEAVIASEHEIRSGLAQHLTRLWRYGVVLSRQRDVADDLVQATCVRALERASQFAAGTRLDRWLFAILHSIWLNEVRSRRIRMGHGFVDADIALVFDGERETETHVLANQVLRQVNALPEAQRTAVFLTYVEGLSYREVAEILDVPIGTVMSRLAAARAKLAENAEAATVTQASKGGK